A single genomic interval of Corvus hawaiiensis isolate bCorHaw1 chromosome 5, bCorHaw1.pri.cur, whole genome shotgun sequence harbors:
- the CCNI gene encoding cyclin-I isoform X2 — protein sequence MKFSGPLESQRLSLLLEMAISREAQMWKARVPKIQPNQDVAISPRQRDEVIQWLAKLKYQFHLYPETLALAISLLDRFLAAVKARPKYLNCIAISCFFLAAKTIEEDERIPVLKVLARDSFCGCSPAEIRRMEKIILDKLNWDLHMATPLDFLHIMDSSQLIHCRELVAHHLSTLQPSLLPNSVYVYSPLQQTLVTCNRGAFHRQPSSVPGPGFSKDNGRPEAPVTGTAALYPHLPAPSSGCKPGSAKRKVEEMEVDDFYDGIKRLYNEDLAPEAVALENMGSVCGADVSRQEGSVSPCPPLQPVSVM from the exons ATGAAGTTTTCAGGACCCCTGGAGAGCCAGAGGTTGTCTCTCCTTCTGGAGATGGCAATCTCTAGGGAAGCTCAAATGTGGAAAGCACGTGTGCCGAAAATTCAGCCCAATCAG gATGTAGCCATTTCTCCAAGGCAGAGGGATGAGGTCATCCAGTGGCTGGCCAAGCTCAAGTACCAGTTCCACCTTTACCCAGAAACGCTCGCCCTGGCCATCAGCCTCTTGGACAGGTTTTTAGCGGCAGTAAAG GCCCGTCCAAAGTACCTGAACTGTATTGCAATCAGCTGCTTCTTCCTTGCTGCAAAGACCATTGAGGAAGATGAG AGGATTCCAGTACTGAAAGTGTTGGCTCGGGATAGCTTTTGTGGTTGTTCTCCAGCTGAAATTCGCAGAATGGAGAAGATCATCCTGGATAAACTGAACTGGGATCTTCACATGGCAACGCCACTGGATTTCCTTCATATT ATGGACAGCTCGCAGCTGATCCACTGCCGGGAGCTCGTGGCACATCACCTTTCCACTCTGCAGCCTTCTCTGCTGCCCAACTCTGTATATGTCTACAGTCCCCTCCAGCAGACCCTGGTGACCTGTAACAGAGGAGCGTTCCACCGCCAGCCCTCCTCTGTCCCAGGGCCGGGTTTCTCCAAGGACAACGGCCGGCCAGAAGCGCCCGTCACAGGTACAGCCGCGCTCTACCCGCACCTGCCCGCccccagcagcggctgcaagccAGGCTCCGCCAAGCGCAAGGTggaagagatggaagtggaCGACTTCTACGACGGCATCAAGCGCCTCTACAACGAAGACCTGGCTCCGGAGGCAGTGGCCCTGGAGAACATGGGCTCTGTTTGCGGTGCCGACGTCTCGCGGCAGGAGGGCAGCGTGTCCCCTTGCCCGCCTCTGCAGCCGGTGTCTGTCATGTAG
- the CCNI gene encoding cyclin-I isoform X1 produces MKFSGPLESQRLSLLLEMAISREAQMWKARVPKIQPNQDVAISPRQRDEVIQWLAKLKYQFHLYPETLALAISLLDRFLAAVKARPKYLNCIAISCFFLAAKTIEEDERIPVLKVLARDSFCGCSPAEIRRMEKIILDKLNWDLHMATPLDFLHIFHAMAVSSRPQLPALLPTPSPSQHVAALTKQLLHCMACFQLLQFKGSMLALAIVSLELEKLLPDWLALIIELLQKAQMDSSQLIHCRELVAHHLSTLQPSLLPNSVYVYSPLQQTLVTCNRGAFHRQPSSVPGPGFSKDNGRPEAPVTGTAALYPHLPAPSSGCKPGSAKRKVEEMEVDDFYDGIKRLYNEDLAPEAVALENMGSVCGADVSRQEGSVSPCPPLQPVSVM; encoded by the exons ATGAAGTTTTCAGGACCCCTGGAGAGCCAGAGGTTGTCTCTCCTTCTGGAGATGGCAATCTCTAGGGAAGCTCAAATGTGGAAAGCACGTGTGCCGAAAATTCAGCCCAATCAG gATGTAGCCATTTCTCCAAGGCAGAGGGATGAGGTCATCCAGTGGCTGGCCAAGCTCAAGTACCAGTTCCACCTTTACCCAGAAACGCTCGCCCTGGCCATCAGCCTCTTGGACAGGTTTTTAGCGGCAGTAAAG GCCCGTCCAAAGTACCTGAACTGTATTGCAATCAGCTGCTTCTTCCTTGCTGCAAAGACCATTGAGGAAGATGAG AGGATTCCAGTACTGAAAGTGTTGGCTCGGGATAGCTTTTGTGGTTGTTCTCCAGCTGAAATTCGCAGAATGGAGAAGATCATCCTGGATAAACTGAACTGGGATCTTCACATGGCAACGCCACTGGATTTCCTTCATATT TTCCACGCCATGGCGGTGTCCAGCAGGCCGCAGCTCCccgccctgctgcccacaccgAGCCCCTCGCAGCACGTGGCAGCGCTcaccaagcagctgctgcactgcatggcctgtttccagctgctgcagttcaAGGGCTCCATGCTGGCGCTGGCCATCGtcagcctggagctggagaagctgctCCCCGACTGGCTGGCTCTCATCATCGAGCTGCTCCAGAAGGCACAG ATGGACAGCTCGCAGCTGATCCACTGCCGGGAGCTCGTGGCACATCACCTTTCCACTCTGCAGCCTTCTCTGCTGCCCAACTCTGTATATGTCTACAGTCCCCTCCAGCAGACCCTGGTGACCTGTAACAGAGGAGCGTTCCACCGCCAGCCCTCCTCTGTCCCAGGGCCGGGTTTCTCCAAGGACAACGGCCGGCCAGAAGCGCCCGTCACAGGTACAGCCGCGCTCTACCCGCACCTGCCCGCccccagcagcggctgcaagccAGGCTCCGCCAAGCGCAAGGTggaagagatggaagtggaCGACTTCTACGACGGCATCAAGCGCCTCTACAACGAAGACCTGGCTCCGGAGGCAGTGGCCCTGGAGAACATGGGCTCTGTTTGCGGTGCCGACGTCTCGCGGCAGGAGGGCAGCGTGTCCCCTTGCCCGCCTCTGCAGCCGGTGTCTGTCATGTAG